One uncultured Draconibacterium sp. genomic window, TAAAATTATTGCACATTTTCACGAATGGATGGCAGGAATACCAATTCCGGGAATAAGAAAATCTAACCTTAATATTAAAACTGTTTTTACAACTCATGCTACTTTGTTGGGGCGTTATCTGGCAATGAACGATACAGAGTTTTATCAGCATTTGCCATTTTACAATTGGGAAGAAGAAGCAAACAAATTTAATGTAAGGCCTATTGCCGAAATTGAGCGGGCATCAGCACACGGAGCACATGTTTTTACTACGGTAAGTGAAGTTACTGCTCAGGAATGTACCTATCTTTTAGGAAGAACACCTGATATGTTGCTGCCAAACGGACTGAATATAGAACGTTTTGAGGCTTTACACCAAATTCAGAACCAGCATGTGCAGGTTAAAGATAAAATACATGAATTTGTAATGGGACACTTTTTTCAGAGTTATCCCTTTGATTTAGATAAAACACTGTACTTTTTTACTTCGGGCCGTTACGAGTACCAAAACAAAGGTTACGACCTTACCTTGGAGGCGTTGGCTCGCTTAAACTGGAAAATGCAACAGGCCGGATCTGATATGACCGTGGTTTCTTTCTTTATTACAAAACGCCCGTTTTATTCCTTTAATCCGGAAGTGCTTGAAGCCAAAGCACAGATAGAAGATGTGCACCGTGTTGTTGAAGAAATAAAAGAGCAGGTTGGAAAACGACTTTATACCGAAATTACATCTGAAGTTGGAACTTACGAATTTCCAGATTTGAGAGGAATGGTAGATGATTACCTACGCTTAAAATTACGCAGGAATGTACAAAGCTGGAAAACTAAAAAATTACCTAAAATTGTTACCCATACTTTGGTTGACGATGCCAAAGATGAAATTCTGAATTTCTTACGTTCGTCGAATTTGGTTAACAACCGACACGACAGGGTAAAAATTGTATATCATCCCGATTTTATTTCTACAACAAATCCACTGTTTAAAATGGATTATACACAGTTTGTAAGGGGATGTCACCTGGGAATTTTCCCAAGTATGTATGAACCCTGGGGGTATACTCCGCTTGAATGTTTGGCCAGTGGTTTACCGTCGGTAACAAGTAATTTGGCAGGTTTTGGCGATTATGTGGTAAATAATATTCCCGATCATGAAGCACGCGGAATGTACATTATCGATCGTACGGACGGTAACTTTAACCGGGCAGCCGAAGAATTGGCAAATATTCTGTTTGATTTTGTGAAAAAGACACGTCGCGACAGAATTTCCTTACGTTACAAATGCGAAGAATCTTCGTTGCATTTCGACTGGTCGAACCTGGGGAAATTTTACGACAAGGCTTACGAGACTGCTTTGCAGCGCTAAATAATAGTGTATGAAAATTGCCCCAATTGGAGTCTTTGATTCGGGTTATGGCGGACTTACCGTATTAAAAGAGCTGATAAGAGAATTGCCGGACAACGATTTCCTGTATCTTGGCGACAATGCGCGAACACCATACGGAACCCGTTCGTTTGATGTGGTGTATCAGTACACACTTCAGGCGGTGAAGTATTTGTTTGAACAAGGTTGCCCGCTGGTAATTATTGCCTGTAACACTGCATCGGCAAAAGCGCTTCGGAACATTCAAATGCTCGATTTGCCTCATTTGGCTCCCGAAAACCGTGTTTTGGGTGTTATACGACCGAGTGTTGAGAAAGTAGCTGAAATTACAAAAAATGGCCATGTGGGCGTGTTGGGGACAGTTGGTACAGTTGTCTCCGGTTCGTATCCCATTGAATTGGAAAAGTGGTCGGGTGGTCACGTAAAATCAACCGTACAGGAAGCTTGCCCGATGTGGGTTCCTTTGGTTGAAAACAATGAAATCGATTCGGAAGGTGCCGATTACTTTGTACGTAAAAATATTCAGAATATTTTGGCCAGCGATAAAAACATTGACACCTTGATTCTTGGTTGTACACATTATCCCTTACTCGCAAAAGTGATTGAGAAGTACGTTCCCAAAGAAATTGAGATTTTAAAACAAGGGCACATTGTAGCCGAAAAACTGGTGGACTATTTACAAAGACATCCGGAAATGGAAGCCCGTTTGTCAAAATCGGGAACTTTGGAATTTCAGACTACCGAATCGGCTGAAACGTTTGAAAGCAAAGCAGCATTGTTTATGGAACAAGAGGTGAAGGCAAAAACCATTCATCTTTAAGATAATGAAAAGAAAAAGCCATCGATTTTTATCGATGGCTTTTTCTTTATAGTGTTGCAAATGCATTTACAATTTTATTCATTTCTTCAAACTGCTCTTCCATACTCTGTAATAATTTATACTGAGCCCGTGTTCGAACAAGGTTGTGTTCCTTCGATTTGGTTTTGTAATAGTTATCACCATCAATGTAATCCATAAGGAAACGAAGCACCTGCTCGTAAGTAATGTATTTTGCCGAAAATGCCAGGTATTCAAACTCTTTTGGTGTTAAAAACCAGGCCGTTTCCTCGAGGTAGCCTTTTGTAAATGCCCTGAAAATTTCACCTGTTTTCGACACTGGGTCACCCAAAATTGAAAAGCTGTGCTAATTTCTTCTGTTGATCGTTAATCAGTAAAATTTGAGCCACAGATTTGCCTTTTACAGTTGCTTTTATCTGATAAATTGTTTTGGCAATTTCGATGGCTTTTTCGGGGCTTAATTTTGAGTTCAGACTTTTCAATTGCCTTTCCAATTCTTTGTAGATTTTATAGGCTACAAACGAGATACAAATGTGTGCTTCAATCCTTCGTTGTGCCCGGTGGTAAATTGGCCTGATTTTTAAATCAGTTTTTGATATGCGGAAAGCTTTTTCGATTTGCCACAAATGTCCATAGTTTTCAATTATTTCATCTTTTCCCAGAAAGGCATTTGAAATGTACCCTTTTAAACCATCCCAGGCTGCATCGGCATTATATTTTGTATAGTCGATTTCAATATTTATCTCACCATCCATTTTGAGGTATTTGTTATATCCACGGTTGTTGATACTTGACTTGGTCAGCTTTCCTGTCTTTATCCGCTTTTCTAACTTTTGGAGTCCCTTTTCCCGGTTTTGGCTGTCTTTCTTAGCCCTGCTGTCAGAATAAGTTACAATTAGTTTTAACCCATCTTTTTCGATAACCGCGCTTTCCCCATTTTTCAAACTTAAAGCCAGTATCTGTTCCTGGATTTGCTTCTTTTCATTTTTGATTCGGGCACCAAGGATAAATTCATAACCTTTTTCCTGTAATTCTTCAATATTGGCATTGGACAGAAGGCCAGAATCGGCAATGATAACCAGTTGGTCCAACCTGTATTTTTCTTTGAATGCGTCCAGCACAGGTAGCATGGTGTGTCCTTCAAATTTGTTCCCCTCAAAAATGTCATAGGCAAGCGGATAGCCGTTGCGGCTCACTAAAAGCCCCAATACGATTTGCGGGTTCTGGTGTTTGCCCTCTTTGGAAAAACCTGTTTTTCTGAGAGTATCTTCATGGTCTATTTCAAAATATAAAGTAGTTACATCATAAAATACGATGGTTACCTGCCCTCCCAGTACATGTTTTGTATGCTCATAACTAATCTGCTGCACAAGTTCCTTTTGGGTGGAATGCAGTTTGTCCATGTAACGGTAGATTTGTTGCACCGGATATTCGAGGTCATGGTATTTTTCAAGATAATCGCTTGTTTTAAGCTTGCTTACCGGGTAGGTTAAACGCGAAAGGACAAGCTGCCTGAAAATCTGGTCGTCAATAACATTAAAGCCAATATCATCGAAAATCTTACCCAATAGCAGTTCTGTGCCAACTTCAGTGTGTGAATCGATTTGCTGAAAAACAGATTGAATCAAATTTGTTTCATCAGAAAAATCAAGTGCAGTTTGACCGCTAAAAGTTGCAATGTAATGATGGCCTTTTTCTGTTAATTCTTTAATGGTCTTTTCATCACGGGAACTACCTATTGTTTTTATCAACTTTGGTTTCCCATTTATTTTGGCAATAACCTGCACGCTGATAACACCACTTTTATTTGGCTTTTTCCGGACAAACATGCCATAAAGGTATAAAAACAGCTCCTGAGTCACCCAAAAATCGCCTCGAAAAACACTTAACTAACAGACGGAATGAGAGTTATGAAATCGAAATATTTAGTTGTGTCGAAAACAGGAAAAAGCCATCGATTTTTATCGATGGCTTTTTCTTTATAGTGTTGCAAATGCATTTACAATTTTATTCATTTCTTCAAACTGCTCTTCCATACTCTGTAATAATTTATACTGAGCCCGTGTTCGAACAAGGTTGTGTTCCTTCGATTTGGTTTTGTAATAGTTATCACCATCAATGTAATCCATAAGGAAACGAAGCACCTGCTCGTAAGTAATGTATTTTGCCGAAAATGCCAGGTATTCAAACTCTTTTGGTGTTAAAAACCAGGCCGTTTCCTCGAGGTAGCCTTTTGTAAATGCCCTGAAAATTTCAAGGTCCATCGAAACTTTACTTAAATCAACTTCATCTTCAGCTCCCGTATTTGTGTAAGTGCGCATGGCATCACCAAAATCGTTTAAAACGGTACTGCTTAGCACAGTATCCAAATCGATAACACAAAGTACATCTCCCTTTTTATCAAAAAGAATATTGTTAATTTTAGTATCGTTGTGGCTAATCCGGGTTGGAATTGTTCCGTTTTCAACCAATTTCCAGAAATTCAACATGTCCTCTTTTCTGTTTTCTATCCACGCAATTTCGTCACTTACCATCGCTTTTCTTCCAAGCGGATCTTTAGCCAATATTTCGTCCCATTGTTTAATGCGGTAACGAATATCGTGAAAGCCGGGTAAAATATTTACCAGCGGTTCTTTTAAATCGGACACAAGCGACTGGAATTTTCCAATCCCTTTTCCGCCGGCAAAGGCCAAATCCGGAGTTTTTGCAGCTTCGTACGCAATCGTATCTTCAATAAATAAACACACTGCCCAGTATTCTTCCTCTTCATCTAGCCAGTATAATTTACTGTCAACAGCCGGAATAATTGTCATCGCCTCGCGCAAAGGATCGCCACCGTTTTGTTTTACCTTGTTTTTAATGTGTTGACAAACTTTTTCAATATTGTCCATCATCGCCGGAATAGGAGAGAAGATGTTTTTGTTTTTCCGCTGAAGAATATAGGAAGGCGAATCGCCTTTTGTTTTGATAATAAAAGTATCGTTAATAAAACCTTCGCCCAAAGGTTTAACTTCATCAATAGTTCCATCAAGCTGGAATTGGAGGGCAATTTTTATAAGGTCGGTTTTCATATTGGTTTAGTTTTAAAATTAGTTATTTGAAACCGTAAGTTGTTTTTATCAAATTACGGTTTCAGAATCCGGTTTTCATCCCCAAAGATTTTCGGGATATATTCCTTGGTCAATTAACTCTTTAATTTTTGCAACCACAATTGGTTTGTCCTCTTTGTAAGTAACACCAAACCATGGCGAGTTTGCTTCCAGCACTTTCACGGTAGCTTTTTGTTCTTCTATCATTTCGAACACCACCGAAGGAATATACATTTCCGATTTTGGCTTGTTGATTTCCGTTTTCAAGAAGTCGATAAATTTATTTTCGAGGGTGGTGAAAATCGATGGTTTAAATCCCCACATATTCATCGAAGCACTTTCGTTGCCGGTCATTGGTGTTTTACTTCCATCGTCTTCGACAGAGATTGCAGCATCGCCGTCTTTAAAAATTTTTGTGGTCTCTACAATTTTTACCAGGTTTTGCTTGGTATCCACATCGCAGATGCCACGCGAAACAGAACCAAAATCAGACAAAGTATTTTTAAGCTGATACCCTACCATCGAAAATTCAGAATCGTTTTTTGATGTGGTCAGGAATTGAGCCAGCACCTGATATGCATTCTGCCCGTAAAAATCATCAGCATTTAAGGCGCAAAAGGGTTCTTTAATTGCATCTTTGGCTACAAGAATCGCATGTGCCGTTCCCCAGGGTTTTTCCCGTCCTTCGGGCAATGTAAATCCTTCGGGTAGTTTATCCAATTCCTGAAAAACATATTCTACGTCAATTTTACCGGCTAGTTTTGTTTCAAATTTTTCTTTAAACGCATCTGCAAAACTTTCGCGAATAATAAACACAACTTTTCCAAATCCGGCACGCATTGCATCATATATGGTATAATCGATAATTGCTTCGCCATTTGGCCCAACCGGTTCAACCTGCTTTAGTCCTCCAAAACGACTTCCCATTCCGGCAGCCAGTATTAATAATGTGGGTTTCATTCTTGTTTTCTTTAAATAATTAGTAAACGCAAATGTAATTTATTAGCTGCCTGTTACCAACTTCATTTACACCTTATTCAAATTTTTATTGCTGAATTTATTTATTCTGTAAAATTTTTTATTCAGCCGGTTGAAAACAAGATACGGGCAAATACAGTATTCTAAATGAATTGAAGCCGTTTCCGGTTGAAATAGTTTCATTTTAAACAATTCAAATTAGCGTGCAGGAATGGGGTCAAAAGCCAAAATTGTATGTAGATTTTGTAAGTCAAGCGGTTCTTCGCGCTCCAATTCCTGAATAAATCGTCTCATTAAATTTGTTTGTAAAATATTGGCCTTAATTTTTTTAGCCCCTCTTTTTTTGTTTCTCTTTGTGGTATTCATATTGATTGTTTTATACGTTTCAACTTATAAAACAACTATCATACAAAACGTCAGTAATTTTTCATTTTTTCACATAGTTTCATTCTTTTTCACATGCTCAATTGCATGTCCTTCAAATTCACTTAAGATTAAAGTTTAAGCTTATTCCTTCTTAAAACACAGATTTAAAGAGGGATGAAGACTTTTTAGCAAAGACAGTTTTTCAGTGTTGGATTGTTTTTTTAAACATCGATTGGAAATAGAAGGAGGTTGTTAAAAATTGTATTTATATTTGCCCCTGAATTTTGGTTCTAACATTCATTTTTCATGAATGGGATTAAAATGGGAATCCGGTGCAAAACCGGAGCTGTACCCGCAGCTGTAAGTTCCATCTGCCAATTGGCGGATTGTTTTGTTGAACTACAAAAGCCACTGTTTAGATCGTTTCTGAATGGGAAGGCATCAACAAACGGAACAAGCCAGAAGACCTGCCACAAATTCGTATTTAATAATTAAGCTTCGGGATAAAAAGCTTGAGAAATATAATTCATATTTTTCACCGATTATCCAAAGCTCCTTAATAATGTTGTGATGAGGAGGTTTGTAGTTATAGGTTTTTTAATGGTTGCCTTTGTTTCGTGCGTATTGGCGCAGAAACCGTTTACAATACTCGATACCGTTCATGTGGAAGAAGTGGTGAGTTATGGGGTATTAAAAAAGTACCAGTCGGGTGCTAAAATCGAAAAAATTCAATCCAGTCAGTTTGTATTGGGACAGGACGGTAACCTTGAACAGTTGCTTTCCAGAACTTTGCCGATCGCATTTAAAACCAATGCTGGCGGACTGGCAACCATTCGAATTCGTGGTTCAGCGCCCGATCATACAAGTTTTAATTTTGGTGGTATAAACATCAACTCGCTGACTCTTGGCCATTCGAATGTAAGTAATGTGCCTGTTTATTTGTTCGATAATGTTGGTGTACAATTTGGAAGCGCCAGTTCTGTAAATGGTTCAGGAAGTATTGGTGGAGCTATTCATTTGGGGCTGCAAAACAACTGGACCGATGGTTTTAAAGCCGAAGTTCGACTTGCCAACGGTTCGTTTGAAGAGCAGTTGTACGGAACAAAGCTGTTTTTGGGTAATGGTAAATTTGAAAGTGTTACACGCGCTTATTATTATGCCAAAACCAACGACTTTAAATTTATGAATCCCAATTATCGCGATTTTGAAAACGATATTTATGAGATTGAAGATACGCAACACAACGCCAACATTGAAAACATGGGACTGTTGCAGGAGATCAATTATAAGTTCGCTGAAGATGAGTTTTTTATCTTTAATGTTTGGTTGGAAAAGAACTGGCATTTGGTGCAGCAAAATATGGGGACGAATCTGGGTAATCCCGATTTTCGCGAAGATTATAACGACGATCATATCCGCATTTGGGCAGGATACAAAAACCGTAAAAAACCATTTAAATATGAAATAAATGGAGGTTATGTGTTTGACAATGCGGTATCAAATGGAAATACAAATGATACTATCTCCACTCAGCGATTTATTGGAGAAGCTTTTATTGAACACGCTTTTATGGCAAATGCAAGCTACAAAGCTGGGGTAAAAGCTACCCGGATTAATCCAACAGTATATGCCTATTCGGCATCGCTCGAACATGAAGACCGCGTAGATTTTTATGCTTCCTATTATCATCGTTTGTTTAATAAACTAACAGCAACAGTGAATTTGCGTCAGGGCTTTGTTACCGATTTTAATGTGCCCTTTACACCATCGCTGGGTCTCGATTTTTTGTCACTCTCCAAAGAAAGTTTCGTACTAAATTTTACCGGTAATGTTTCGAGAAGCTACCGGGTGCCCACTTTTAACGATCGTTTTTGGGTGCCGGGAGGAAATCCTGATTTGAATCCGGAAAAAGGAATGAACTACGAGCTGGGTACAAAATGGAGTTATTGCAATGGCACAAATTCGGGGAATGTTAAAGTAAATGCTTTTTACATGAATATCGACGACTGGATTCTCTGGAAAAACGGAGGTTCGTTTTGGTATGCCGAAAATGTACAAAGTGTTGAGAGCAAAGGGGTGGAGTTTATGACCGACTGGAGTTATTTGTTGTTTGGAAGAAGAATCAGCTCGGGGCTGAATTATACCTATACATCAGCACAACGAAAAGAATCGCTGAACGAAACAAATGCCCTGAGCCGTCAGTTGGAATATGTACCTGTACATGCCGGCAATTTCTTTACTTCGGCAACGGTTGACAAGTTTGAATTTACGATTGATGGCAGCTATACCGATAAACAATATACCGACGAGGAAGTAAAAAATATCCTTGATGCATTTTTCTTACTCAATACCTCGGTAAGCTATCGTTTTAAAATAAATAATAAAAACCGGATTCGGATACTCGGAATGGTAAATAATATATTAAACACGGATTACCAGTCGAGTTGGGGCTATGCCATGCCCGGAATCAATTACAGAATAAGTTTGACATATAAATTACAATAATCAATTTTCAAATTATAATTCAAAATAAAAATGAAAAACAAAATTAACCTGTTACTGTTTGTGTCTGCACTGGCTTTTGCTTTTAGCAGTTGTAATGATGAAGATCCTGCCGATGTAGTTGCCTGCTTTACCTTCTCTCCAGAAGAAAATATTCAGGTGGGAGATACCGTATTTTTTTCGAATTGTTCGCAGGAAGCGCAAGAAACTGTGTGGACATTTGGTGACGATGAATCGTCGATGGAAACAAATCCTAGCCATGCATACACGGCACCTGGTATTTACGATGTAACGCTTACCGCAATAAACGGGGGAGTAATTGTAACAGCAACGCAGTCGGTAAATGTGGCTGCCGATTTAAGTTACATAATCAACTACGGAAGTTACTCGGGCGACAAAACTACCATTTCTACATTTAACAAGTATGTTGACGAAGACCAGGTAAGTAATGGTTATTATGCCGAGGTAAATGGTGTAGCCAAAACTTCTAACACGCAGTATGCATACAATTACAACGGCAACATCTACTTTATGGATAATAATGTGGATGGTATTTCGTGGGTAAACAATAAAACTTTCCTGCAAACGAGTAATGCTATTACCACTGATATTCATAAACCACGTTTTTGTGTTGGCTCAGGTGATTATTTGTATGTTTCTTGTTGGGGGAGTGATGCTATCTTTTCAGGTGATTTGTCTATCTCTTATATCGCTAAAGTTGATTTAAGCTCAAATCAAGTAGTTTCGAAAATTAGTCTGCCGGGAGGTCCTGAAGGCCTCGAGATTGTTAATGATAAAATATATGCAGCTTTGACATTCAAAGATAGTGTGGCAATAGTGGATCTCAGCAATGAGAGTGTAAATTATATTGAAACACCAGCACGTACCACAAATTTCGAAAAAGATAATGAAGATAATTTATATGTTACTTTAACGCGTGACTGGGATGATTATGTAACTCAAACAGGAATTGGCTATATTAATACAACTACTAATCAGTTGGAGTCAATTTATGAATTGAATGGGGTTGGAACTTCTTATGACAACGTAATGGAGCCTAATGCAGATTTCTCGAGGTTGTATGTGATGTCATCAGAGTCTGATGAAAATTACAATGTTAGTGGTAGTATTTATGTCTTCGATGTTGCGGCTAAAAGTTTTGAATCTGATAAATTGACAGAAGGTATTTCTGGAATAAATGGAGTGGATTTTTATGATAATAAAGTCTTCTGTTTCGTTTCTGAATCCGTAACCGGAAATGGTAAAGTAATTACTTATTCTGAAGACGGAACAAAAGTAAGCGAATACGAAACCG contains:
- a CDS encoding glycosyltransferase, with translation MGTAIKNTKTAESEVVKKPKLFEIAWEVCNQVGGIYTVIRSKVPSVIEKWGKDDYFLIGPYFEEQAAAHFDPATDYSTPIGKAVLEMQARGFDVHYGQWIVSGRPNVILFNPYSVYDKMGEIKYQLFQDYHISIPDGDALLDKVAAFGFQVKEFFHFLCAGDFCDNKIIAHFHEWMAGIPIPGIRKSNLNIKTVFTTHATLLGRYLAMNDTEFYQHLPFYNWEEEANKFNVRPIAEIERASAHGAHVFTTVSEVTAQECTYLLGRTPDMLLPNGLNIERFEALHQIQNQHVQVKDKIHEFVMGHFFQSYPFDLDKTLYFFTSGRYEYQNKGYDLTLEALARLNWKMQQAGSDMTVVSFFITKRPFYSFNPEVLEAKAQIEDVHRVVEEIKEQVGKRLYTEITSEVGTYEFPDLRGMVDDYLRLKLRRNVQSWKTKKLPKIVTHTLVDDAKDEILNFLRSSNLVNNRHDRVKIVYHPDFISTTNPLFKMDYTQFVRGCHLGIFPSMYEPWGYTPLECLASGLPSVTSNLAGFGDYVVNNIPDHEARGMYIIDRTDGNFNRAAEELANILFDFVKKTRRDRISLRYKCEESSLHFDWSNLGKFYDKAYETALQR
- the murI gene encoding glutamate racemase, coding for MKIAPIGVFDSGYGGLTVLKELIRELPDNDFLYLGDNARTPYGTRSFDVVYQYTLQAVKYLFEQGCPLVIIACNTASAKALRNIQMLDLPHLAPENRVLGVIRPSVEKVAEITKNGHVGVLGTVGTVVSGSYPIELEKWSGGHVKSTVQEACPMWVPLVENNEIDSEGADYFVRKNIQNILASDKNIDTLILGCTHYPLLAKVIEKYVPKEIEILKQGHIVAEKLVDYLQRHPEMEARLSKSGTLEFQTTESAETFESKAALFMEQEVKAKTIHL
- a CDS encoding IS1634 family transposase; amino-acid sequence: MFVRKKPNKSGVISVQVIAKINGKPKLIKTIGSSRDEKTIKELTEKGHHYIATFSGQTALDFSDETNLIQSVFQQIDSHTEVGTELLLGKIFDDIGFNVIDDQIFRQLVLSRLTYPVSKLKTSDYLEKYHDLEYPVQQIYRYMDKLHSTQKELVQQISYEHTKHVLGGQVTIVFYDVTTLYFEIDHEDTLRKTGFSKEGKHQNPQIVLGLLVSRNGYPLAYDIFEGNKFEGHTMLPVLDAFKEKYRLDQLVIIADSGLLSNANIEELQEKGYEFILGARIKNEKKQIQEQILALSLKNGESAVIEKDGLKLIVTYSDSRAKKDSQNREKGLQKLEKRIKTGKLTKSSINNRGYNKYLKMDGEINIEIDYTKYNADAAWDGLKGYISNAFLGKDEIIENYGHLWQIEKAFRISKTDLKIRPIYHRAQRRIEAHICISFVAYKIYKELERQLKSLNSKLSPEKAIEIAKTIYQIKATVKGKSVAQILLINDQQKKLAQLFNFG
- a CDS encoding aminoglycoside phosphotransferase family protein codes for the protein MKTDLIKIALQFQLDGTIDEVKPLGEGFINDTFIIKTKGDSPSYILQRKNKNIFSPIPAMMDNIEKVCQHIKNKVKQNGGDPLREAMTIIPAVDSKLYWLDEEEEYWAVCLFIEDTIAYEAAKTPDLAFAGGKGIGKFQSLVSDLKEPLVNILPGFHDIRYRIKQWDEILAKDPLGRKAMVSDEIAWIENRKEDMLNFWKLVENGTIPTRISHNDTKINNILFDKKGDVLCVIDLDTVLSSTVLNDFGDAMRTYTNTGAEDEVDLSKVSMDLEIFRAFTKGYLEETAWFLTPKEFEYLAFSAKYITYEQVLRFLMDYIDGDNYYKTKSKEHNLVRTRAQYKLLQSMEEQFEEMNKIVNAFATL
- a CDS encoding sugar phosphate nucleotidyltransferase, yielding MKPTLLILAAGMGSRFGGLKQVEPVGPNGEAIIDYTIYDAMRAGFGKVVFIIRESFADAFKEKFETKLAGKIDVEYVFQELDKLPEGFTLPEGREKPWGTAHAILVAKDAIKEPFCALNADDFYGQNAYQVLAQFLTTSKNDSEFSMVGYQLKNTLSDFGSVSRGICDVDTKQNLVKIVETTKIFKDGDAAISVEDDGSKTPMTGNESASMNMWGFKPSIFTTLENKFIDFLKTEINKPKSEMYIPSVVFEMIEEQKATVKVLEANSPWFGVTYKEDKPIVVAKIKELIDQGIYPENLWG
- a CDS encoding TonB-dependent receptor, which produces MRRFVVIGFLMVAFVSCVLAQKPFTILDTVHVEEVVSYGVLKKYQSGAKIEKIQSSQFVLGQDGNLEQLLSRTLPIAFKTNAGGLATIRIRGSAPDHTSFNFGGININSLTLGHSNVSNVPVYLFDNVGVQFGSASSVNGSGSIGGAIHLGLQNNWTDGFKAEVRLANGSFEEQLYGTKLFLGNGKFESVTRAYYYAKTNDFKFMNPNYRDFENDIYEIEDTQHNANIENMGLLQEINYKFAEDEFFIFNVWLEKNWHLVQQNMGTNLGNPDFREDYNDDHIRIWAGYKNRKKPFKYEINGGYVFDNAVSNGNTNDTISTQRFIGEAFIEHAFMANASYKAGVKATRINPTVYAYSASLEHEDRVDFYASYYHRLFNKLTATVNLRQGFVTDFNVPFTPSLGLDFLSLSKESFVLNFTGNVSRSYRVPTFNDRFWVPGGNPDLNPEKGMNYELGTKWSYCNGTNSGNVKVNAFYMNIDDWILWKNGGSFWYAENVQSVESKGVEFMTDWSYLLFGRRISSGLNYTYTSAQRKESLNETNALSRQLEYVPVHAGNFFTSATVDKFEFTIDGSYTDKQYTDEEVKNILDAFFLLNTSVSYRFKINNKNRIRILGMVNNILNTDYQSSWGYAMPGINYRISLTYKLQ
- a CDS encoding PKD domain-containing protein, with amino-acid sequence MKNKINLLLFVSALAFAFSSCNDEDPADVVACFTFSPEENIQVGDTVFFSNCSQEAQETVWTFGDDESSMETNPSHAYTAPGIYDVTLTAINGGVIVTATQSVNVAADLSYIINYGSYSGDKTTISTFNKYVDEDQVSNGYYAEVNGVAKTSNTQYAYNYNGNIYFMDNNVDGISWVNNKTFLQTSNAITTDIHKPRFCVGSGDYLYVSCWGSDAIFSGDLSISYIAKVDLSSNQVVSKISLPGGPEGLEIVNDKIYAALTFKDSVAIVDLSNESVNYIETPARTTNFEKDNEDNLYVTLTRDWDDYVTQTGIGYINTTTNQLESIYELNGVGTSYDNVMEPNADFSRLYVMSSESDENYNVSGSIYVFDVAAKSFESDKLTEGISGINGVDFYDNKVFCFVSESVTGNGKVITYSEDGTKVSEYETGIAPFMLLKVE